GGCGGCGGCTAGATCCTCATCGATGGTGGTGGCCAGCAAGGACGGCCACAGCTTCCACAGGGCCAGCAGAGCGACGGCACCGCCGCCCCAGATCACCGCCACGTCGATCCAGCCCACCGCCAGGATATCGCCCAACAGCCAGCCCACCAGATTGACGCGCACATCGTCCAGCAGCGACAGCGCCACCAGACCGGCAGCCAACGCCCCGTGCGAGACGATGCCCAGCACCGTGTCGGAGGCCAGTTTCTTTTGCCCCTGGCTGAGCCCCAGTACCACGGCCAGAGCCACGGCCAGCACGGCGATGCCCAGGGACGGCGACAGGCCCGCCACCATGCCCAGCACCACGCCGAGCAAGGCGGAATGGGCCAAGGTATCGCCGAAATAGGCCATGCGCCGCCAGACGACGAAACAGCCGAACGGCCCGGCCACCAGGGCCAAGCCCAGTCCAGCGGCCAAGGCGCGCAGCAGAAACTCATCCATGGCGGCAATCCGGTCCGTGAACGTGGATGTGCTCGACCGTGCCGTCGGGACGATGGGCGTGGTCATGCACATGGGTATAGACCGCCAGCGAGGCGGCGACGCGCGGCCCGAACAGGGCCAGATATTCCGGGTGACGGGCGACGTTTTCCGGGTGGCCGGCGCAGCAGACGTGGCGGTTCAGGCACACCACCTCGTTGGTGGCGGCCATGACCACGTGCAGATCGTGACTGACCATCAGCACGCCGCGCCCCTCGTCGCGGGCCAGACCGGCGATCAGGTCGTAGATTTCCGCCTGCCCGGCCATGTCGACGCCGCCCACCGGCTCGTCCAACACCAACAGATCGGGCTGGCGCAGCAAGGCGCGGGCCAGCAT
This is a stretch of genomic DNA from Magnetospirillum gryphiswaldense MSR-1 v2. It encodes these proteins:
- a CDS encoding metal ABC transporter permease, whose amino-acid sequence is MDEFLLRALAAGLGLALVAGPFGCFVVWRRMAYFGDTLAHSALLGVVLGMVAGLSPSLGIAVLAVALAVVLGLSQGQKKLASDTVLGIVSHGALAAGLVALSLLDDVRVNLVGWLLGDILAVGWIDVAVIWGGGAVALLALWKLWPSLLATTIDEDLAAAEGHDVTRARLGLMLLIALVVAGAMKVVGVLLVTALLIVPAAAARALARTPEQMALWASALGMVAVVCGLGGSWRFDTPSGPSVVLAAVVLFGLVRLSRR
- a CDS encoding metal ABC transporter ATP-binding protein, which encodes MSALVRLDDVSVSHDGVLALSGITLTVEPGKIVTVIGPNGAGKSTLVKVALGLLVPQSGTVTRRTGLVAGYVPQRLDIPASLPLSVRRFLRMAAGKGDVAAALDRVAAGHVMGRQVRDLSGGELQRVMLARALLRQPDLLVLDEPVGGVDMAGQAEIYDLIAGLARDEGRGVLMVSHDLHVVMAATNEVVCLNRHVCCAGHPENVARHPEYLALFGPRVAASLAVYTHVHDHAHRPDGTVEHIHVHGPDCRHG